Within Desulfolithobacter dissulfuricans, the genomic segment CAAACAGCTTTTCCTGCCGATAAAACGGCAGGTGGTCAACAAACTTTGCCACCAGGATATGAGACAGCAACCCAGCCGTGGCAATGGACTTCGGGATAATCTGTGCCGGCGGCGGAGCAACCTTTACTGTCGGCCCCTCGTCCTGCACGCCTTCACAGTTCCTGCAGGCATACTTGGGACGGATATGACGAATCACCTGCACCCGGGCCGGAACGATATCGAGCTGCTCGGACACCTCCTCCCCTATGCGGGTCAGCTCGCAGCCGCAACGGCAGACCTTGTCCTTGTCGTCGATATCATGAACGACCTCGATCCTGGGCAGGTCCTCGGGCAGAGGTTTCCGGCCGCGCTTCCTGCGGGTATGACCAGTGACCTCAACCCCAGGGTCGGCAGGCTCCACATCCGAAGGCTCGGGCATATCGAACAGGGGCAGTTGGACCTTGTTGTTAACAACAGGAGTTTTTTCGCTCGTGCGACTGAACAGCAAGGCCCTCAGATGGCGGACCTGCTCGTGCAGGATGCTGGTTTCCCGGTCATGGCGCTCAAGGATCTCAAGCAGGATCTGCTTGAGCTGTTCGCTGTCTTCGGGCAATGTGGATACGTCTATTTTCATAGACGTATATGTAACATATCATCTTGTTTTTTCAAGGTTTTTCTGCAAAAAAGTGTGCTTTACACCACCAATTCATAGCGCAGTTCCTCGTGCCCACAGCATCGGTCCAGGGACAGGCCATCCAACAGCCAGGCCAGCTCCCGACCCCTGATGGCAAGGACCTCTGCCTCAGTCTGCGGCCAGCTGAACCGATCCTTTTCCAGCCGTTTGTGCCACAGGCAAAATCCGTTGCTGTCCCAGTAGAGCACCTTGACCATATCCCGCTTCCGGTTGCAGAATCCGAACAGATGACCGGACAAAGGGTCCAGTTCCAGCTCCTCGGCAACCAGAATGGACAACCCGTTGATCGACTTGCGCATGTCTGTTGGACCCGGGGCGATATAGACCCGGACAGAACTTGCGGGAAAAAACATTATCGCTGCTCCAGGACCGCCAGCAACCTGGAAAGGGCAGAAGGCGAAAAGTCGTTCTCCACTTCCACGGTCAGGTTGCCGGGCAGGCAGGTAATCCGTAATGGAGCAGATCCTCTCTGGACACGAGTCCGGCAGGCACCATGTAAAACACCGGCGGGAACCAGTCTCCTCTCCTGATTGCCATCGGCGCGGCCCAGCTTTCGGCACCAGTAGGTCAGGGCATGGTAGGATACTCCCCTCCGGCGACAGTACTCGGCCCGACTCAGACCGCTCCGATCAAGTGCTTTTACATGGGCCTGCCAGTGGTGCTGGCCAAGTGCATCATTTACCTGCTCGTTCTTTATGCTCATACGCAACCTCCTGTGAATAGGTATCATGGTTGCTTGGCAGTATGGCAGAACTTACTGGGGCATTGAAGATGTGGTTCTTTTTGCGCTTACCTTGAACAGGAGACCGTGGTCTGTGTTAATCATGAACCACCACCTTGTGCCTTTTGCTGGCATACGGGCAAACATTCTAGCCGAATCAAACTTTGGGCTTTGGGCATCATCTGGGCAATCGTTCGCTACCACCTCAAGTCCCATTTTGACTAGCATACGGCAGACAACAAGTGGTTCTGTGGGTTCTGCGAGAATCCTAACTTGATTGAGTCGCCCGCTGTTGATGCCTCGTTCAATATCCTCCGAAGTTGGATCAATTCCGATGCATCCGGGAAGTGGACTTCCTTTCAGCGTGCCGAGGCATG encodes:
- the tnpB gene encoding IS66 family insertion sequence element accessory protein TnpB (TnpB, as the term is used for proteins encoded by IS66 family insertion elements, is considered an accessory protein, since TnpC, encoded by a neighboring gene, is a DDE family transposase.): MFFPASSVRVYIAPGPTDMRKSINGLSILVAEELELDPLSGHLFGFCNRKRDMVKVLYWDSNGFCLWHKRLEKDRFSWPQTEAEVLAIRGRELAWLLDGLSLDRCCGHEELRYELVV
- the tnpA gene encoding IS66 family insertion sequence element accessory protein TnpA; amino-acid sequence: MSIKNEQVNDALGQHHWQAHVKALDRSGLSRAEYCRRRGVSYHALTYWCRKLGRADGNQERRLVPAGVLHGACRTRVQRGSAPLRITCLPGNLTVEVENDFSPSALSRLLAVLEQR
- a CDS encoding HNH endonuclease — its product is MNCIFCKHDTSDSTTSHILPASLGGEEWACLPDGIVCSGCNQYFGEKVENPALGSFPFLPFRVLLGIPTRKGKAPKLSTCLGTLKGSPLPGCIGIDPTSEDIERGINSGRLNQVRILAEPTEPLVVCRMLVKMGLEVVANDCPDDAQSPKFDSARMFARMPAKGTRWWFMINTDHGLLFKVSAKRTTSSMPQ